GAACTAATTCTTCTGATACTGGAATTTTATTCTCATTAAGAATTCCTCGTGTAACTAAATCAATTATAGTTAAAATTAATATTGGTTTATATTTAGCAACACCACGTTTTTGACTAGTACTTACATTTAATTGAGAAAAAGATTCATAATAGTAATTGAAGGTCTTCATAATTTTATTAAGCTCATTCAAAAATTAACTTAAAAATCTGGTAAGGTCAAATTCTTCATGTATAGGTTCCTTATTATCTTTTTCGGCAATTAAGAATAAAAGAATACGCTCTGAATAATCTACTGCTCCACGTAATTCAGTTTGTAAAATTTCTAGTCCGCCATTAGCGTATTCTTCAAAAATTTGGGTGCGTTTATCTTCATATTCTTCTTCTCGTGAAGAAATAATCTCTATATCTTGTGTTTCATTAATTCCTAATAATTTAATTATTAATTCATGCCCCAAAGAGACAAAGTTCTCTTGGGGAATGGGGGAAGGTTCTCTTTTGGTAGTCTCGCCTAAAGGTATACGCTTTTTATATCTAACACCTAAAGCAGCAGCAAATACCATCACTTCTACATAAGTTTGAAAAGGCCCTGTTGTGTCTTTTGAGGCGACTAATGATTTAACTAACTCGGCTTTATCTTTGGCAACCTTGATTCTATTTGCAGCCATTGATTTAAAATATTTACGTTGTAGTTATGATACCCGAAAGCTAAGAGCGATTTTATACAGATGTACAAACAAAAAACGCCCCCCTTTTCAGGAGAGCGTTTTGATTAATTAGAGAAGTTGTCAAACAACTTCTCTAGAAAATTAACCGTTGATAGCAGGAGCGCTCATTGCAACAGGCTTAACTTCACCAGCAGCTAAGTCTAAGGGGAAGTTGTGAGCGTTACGCTCGTGCATTACTTCCATACCCAGGTTAGCGCGGTTGATGATGTCAGCCCAGGTGTTGATGACGCGACCTTGGGAGTCAATCACAGACTGGTTGAAGTTGAAACCGTTCAAGTTGAACGCCATTGTGCTGATACCTAGTGCTGTGAACCAGATACCGACTACAGGCCATGCAGCTAAGAAGAAGTGCAAGGAACGGCTGTTGTTGAAGGACGCGTATTGGAAGATTAAGCGACCGAAGTAACCGTGTGCAGCTACGATGTTGTAGGTTTCTTCTTCTTGACCGAATTTGTAACCGTAGTTTTGAGATTCAGTTTCGGTTGTTTCACGAACCAAGGAAGAAGTTACCAAAGAACCGTGCATTGCGGAGAACAAAGAACCACCGAATACACCAGCCACACCTAACATGTGGAAGGGGTGCATCAAGATGTTGTGTTCTGCTTGGAACACGATCATGAAGTTGAATGTTCCAGAAATACCCAAGGGCATACCATCAGAGAAGGAACCTTGACCGATTGGGTAGATCAAGAATACTGCGGTAGCAGATGCCAAAGGCGCGGAGTAAGCTACGCAGATCCAAGGACGCATTCCTAAGCGGTAGGATAGTTCCCACTGACGACCCATGTAGCAAGCACATCCGATGAGGAAGTGGAAAATTACCAATTGGTAAGGGCCACCGTTGTATAACCACTCATCTAAGGATGCTGCTTCCCAGATTGGGTAGAAGTGCAAACCGATCGCGTTAGAAGAAGGAACAACTGCACCAGAGATGATGTTGTTTCCGTAGATCAAAGAACCAGCAACAGGTTCACGGATACCATCGATGTCTACTGGAGGAGCAGCGATGAAAGCGATTACAAAGCAGGTGGTTGCGGCCAGCAATGTAGGGATCATCAATACACCGAACCAACCGACATAAATGCGGTTTTCGGTGCTGGTGATCCAGTTGCAGAACCGTTCCCATACGTTGGCGCTAGAGCGCTGTTGTAAGGTTGTGGTCATTTTCTTATGATTGCTATGTTTCGTTAAATATTGGACAGACAATTTTTTCTTGCCTGCTGAAATAAGTCTACATGAATTTACTTTAATCGGATGTTTCGCTTAATATTCTGTAATATATTCTTGAATTTTACTCACTTGAATGTAAAGCTTTGACTCGGATTTATAGTCACGATTAACAGCAGCAAAAGCCTTGATTTAAATGAGGTAAGAGATTTCAATAACTCATCAATTTTATTGCAGCGATCGCTAGTTACATAGCTTTACATTTATTTACAAATTAACTTTAAATTCTCTCATAAAAATATTATGTGAGTAGCGGTATGTATTCCATTGAGAAGTGAATTATTATTTTGTGAATACAAATTACGACAAGTTCTTCATTTGAGATGTGTTTGAGCTTAAAAATCAAAATATATATAAGGTAAGCTGCCTTCTGGTGCTAACAACCACACAATATAAAAGCACAAGGGTACGAAAACCAGCTTAATTGGCCAGTTTAACTCTAGTTTTAATCGACCATTCAAAGCGTAGACCAGCCCAATAAAAGCCGCTAAAATCATCAGCATCCAGGTTAGTTGGTAAGGGCTAATAGTTAAAGCTTCTACGTACACTTTTTGGGCGAACTGTGCATCAGCAGTGTAACCCCAAAGATGTTGAAATACTAAAGAAGAATCTTGGAGATTAGGTAAACGAAACCAAATCCAAGAAGTAAAAACCATCAACTGAGTTAACAGCCAAGCAATAAATATACCAAAAGGATTTTGCCAGAAATGCGCTATTTTTTCGTGGCGATCGCTCAAATCATCTGTTAGGCGATGAACGGCTAAAGCAATTCCGTGGAGAATACCCCAAACAAAGAAACCCCAGGCGGAACCATGCCAAATACCTGCAATTACCATCACAATAAATAAATTCCAGCAGGTACGCATCAAACCACGGCGAGAAC
This window of the Nostoc sp. HK-01 genome carries:
- a CDS encoding Photosystem II reaction centre protein PsbA/D1 — protein: MTTTLQQRSSANVWERFCNWITSTENRIYVGWFGVLMIPTLLAATTCFVIAFIAAPPVDIDGIREPVAGSLIYGNNIISGAVVPSSNAIGLHFYPIWEAASLDEWLYNGGPYQLVIFHFLIGCACYMGRQWELSYRLGMRPWICVAYSAPLASATAVFLIYPIGQGSFSDGMPLGISGTFNFMIVFQAEHNILMHPFHMLGVAGVFGGSLFSAMHGSLVTSSLVRETTETESQNYGYKFGQEEETYNIVAAHGYFGRLIFQYASFNNSRSLHFFLAAWPVVGIWFTALGISTMAFNLNGFNFNQSVIDSQGRVINTWADIINRANLGMEVMHERNAHNFPLDLAAGEVKPVAMSAPAING